CCTGCAGGATCTGCTTCTTGGAGTGTCCCCTCAGCGCCGGGATGATGGCATCCTGATTGATGAAGTCGAGCGGCATGGGCAGGATTCGAGCTTTCTGTTCCGGGCATGGGCGGAGCGCGGCATGCGTCCCCGTCGCAGAGCGGGCATGCTGTAGAACAAAGCGCGGACAATTGGAACCGGAGATTACCTCGCGCCCCGCGACCGCAGCCGTCCTGGAGACGAGGGTGGAGCATTATAACGGTCCTTCAAGCCGTTCGGGCGCCGGATCGCCGGAATGTGAAAGGCCCCCGCACCGGAGCGGGCGGGGGCCGCATTGCGCTCAGACGCGATCGCGCAACGTGGATGGGTCCACCCAGCCCACATTGCCGTCCGGACGGCGATAGACGATGTTGATTTCGCCGCTGCCGGCATTCTTGAACACCACCACCGGGCTGTCGCGCCGGTCGAGTTCCATCACCGCGCCGGCAACCGAAAAGATGCCGACGGGAAAGGATGTCTCGGCCACGATGGCGGGGGCGTAGTCCTCCGGAATATCGTCGTCTTCGTCGGGGATCGGGGCAAAGACGGAATATGCCACATCCGAACTTTTGCCGTTCAGCCCCGCCTTATGGTCTTTGAGACGCCGCTTGTACCGGCGCAGGCGCTTCTCGATGCGCTCGCAAGCCTCCTGGAAACTGTTCTCGGGATCATGCGCCATTCCGGCGGCCTGGAAGGTTACGCCTGTGTCGAGGCGCAGGGAGCAATCGGTGTTGTAGCGTGACGACTCCTTGGACAGGACGACGGAACCCGAGTAGTTGCCGTCAAAATATTTCGCGACCTGTTCCTTGAGCCGGTCTTCGATCCGGGTCCGAAACGATTCACCGACATCCATGTGCCGGCCCGATACGCGAATTGTCATTCCTTTTCCCTTCCCTTGTATATGTGCGGAGCGTGTCCCGACACCGTCGAAGCAGCCCGCAGCACAGGAGCGTAATCCCAATGCAGGCAGGAGCAAGCGAAACTTGGCGGTGCCTGCGGGACAGCCACCTGAGCAACGCACGAGGATGGGGCGGTGTTGCGGCGCGAGGGCACAATCGACAGTGATCGGGGAGTCAGGAGGCGCGGCACTTGGCATTCAGTTCGCGGCGCCGCTGGATCGACGACGAGAGGCCAAGCGCCTCGCGGTACTTGGCCACGGTTCGCCGCGCCAGCTCGATGCCGTCATCCTTGAGTTTCAATGCGATATCGTCGTCCGACAGCACATTGCCGACCGTCTCGCCCGCGATGAGCCGCTGGATCCGCAGTTTGACGCTTTCGGCCGAATGCGCGTCGCCGCCATCCGTGGCGGCGATGGCGACCGTAAAAAAGAACTTCAACTCGAAGGTGCCACGCGGGGTCGCCATGAACTTGTTGGCGGTTACCCGGCTGACCGTGGATTCGTGCAACGAGACCGCCTCGGCCACCGAGGCCAGCGTCATCGGACGCAGGCCCTGCACGCCGCGCTTGAGGAACTCCTCCTGCCGGCGGACGATCTCGGCCGTCACCTTGAGTATGGTCCGGGCGCGCTGGTCCAGGGAGCGGATCAGCCAGCCGGCGGAATTCTGGCATTGTGCCAGATACTCCCGGTCACCCGCCGACGCCGCGCGGGAAACGATGTCGCGGTAGTCGTTATGCATGATCAGGCGCGGCAAGGCGCGGCTGTTCAGCCGTATGCGCCAGCCGGACCCGCCATTAGACGATACGAAGACATCGGGCACGACGCTGTGGATGGCCCGGTCGCCGAACTGCAGGCCGGGCTTCGGGTCCAGGCGGCGGATTTCCGACAGCGCTTCCATCAGGCCGTCCTCGTCCTCGCCCGTCAGGCGCCGCAGGGCTGCGAAGTCGCGCCGGGCCAGCAAATCGAGGTTGGACAGGATGCCGGCCATGACCGGGTCCATTCGGCCCTGTCGTGACAACTGGATCGACAGGCACTCGGCAAGGCTTCCGGCAAACAGCCCGGCCGGCTCGATTGCCCGTCGAATGCGCTCCAGGCAATCGACGACCTGTGTGACGGGACAGCCGAGGGAAGCCGCGATATCCTCGGCGGGGGTGCGCATGTAGCCGGCTTCGTCGAGATGCATGGCGAGCGTCTCGCCGATCGCCCTGTCGCCGGGCGGCAGTATATCGCCCAGCTCCGCCACGGCATGCGCGAGCAGGCCGGGCCTGTCGTCGGCGATGTCTTCCATCGTCGGCAGGCTGCCGACCGAAAATTCCGGTCCATGCCCACGCCGCGGCCCGCCCACATCGTCGTCGCCGCCGCCGCGCGCGGCAGGCGCCTGCGGTAGCGCGGATGCCGCCCGCTCCGCCGACGGGACCATTTCCAGAAGGGGGTTCTGCTCGATCTCGCGCTCGATGAAGCCCTGCAACTCCAACGCCCCGAACTGCAGCAGCCGGATCGACTGGAGCAACTGGGGGGTCATCACCAGAGATTGGCTCTGGCGGACCTGAAGCTTCATGGACAGGTTCATGCGCTATCGATCGCTGCACGATGAGAAACGGCCCAAGGAAACTGGTCCGCATCTTGCATGTCAAGCTGCCGGCGCGCTTTACAGCCGCGCAGCATCAATTAGTAGGTGAATTGCTCGCCCAGATAGATACGCCTGACATCGGAATTGGCGACGATCTCGTCCGGCCGGCCATGGGTCAGCACCGCACCGGCATGCATGATATAGGCGCGGTCGATCAAACCGAGCGTCTCGCGGACGTTGTGATCGGTGATCAGCACGCCGATCCCGCGCCTGGTCAGGTGGCGGACCAACTCCTGGATATCGGAGACGGCGATGGGGTCGACACCGGCGAAGGGCTCGTCGAGCAGCATGAAGCTTGGCCGCGAGGCGAGGGCGCGCGCGATCTCGCAGCGTCGCCGCTCGCCGCCGGAAAGCGCCGTCGAGGGCTGCTTTCGCAGGTGCGCGATGCCGAATTCCTCAAGAAGCGCCGTCAGTTGCCGCTCTCTCTCCTTGCGGTCCGGCTCGACCACCTCCAGGACCGCGCGGACGTTCTCCTCGACCGTCAGCCCCCGGAATATCGAGGCTTCCTGCGGCAGGT
This genomic window from Aureimonas sp. OT7 contains:
- the raiA gene encoding ribosome-associated translation inhibitor RaiA gives rise to the protein MTIRVSGRHMDVGESFRTRIEDRLKEQVAKYFDGNYSGSVVLSKESSRYNTDCSLRLDTGVTFQAAGMAHDPENSFQEACERIEKRLRRYKRRLKDHKAGLNGKSSDVAYSVFAPIPDEDDDIPEDYAPAIVAETSFPVGIFSVAGAVMELDRRDSPVVVFKNAGSGEINIVYRRPDGNVGWVDPSTLRDRV
- the rpoN gene encoding RNA polymerase factor sigma-54, which produces MKLQVRQSQSLVMTPQLLQSIRLLQFGALELQGFIEREIEQNPLLEMVPSAERAASALPQAPAARGGGDDDVGGPRRGHGPEFSVGSLPTMEDIADDRPGLLAHAVAELGDILPPGDRAIGETLAMHLDEAGYMRTPAEDIAASLGCPVTQVVDCLERIRRAIEPAGLFAGSLAECLSIQLSRQGRMDPVMAGILSNLDLLARRDFAALRRLTGEDEDGLMEALSEIRRLDPKPGLQFGDRAIHSVVPDVFVSSNGGSGWRIRLNSRALPRLIMHNDYRDIVSRAASAGDREYLAQCQNSAGWLIRSLDQRARTILKVTAEIVRRQEEFLKRGVQGLRPMTLASVAEAVSLHESTVSRVTANKFMATPRGTFELKFFFTVAIAATDGGDAHSAESVKLRIQRLIAGETVGNVLSDDDIALKLKDDGIELARRTVAKYREALGLSSSIQRRRELNAKCRAS